From a single Fusobacterium ulcerans ATCC 49185 genomic region:
- a CDS encoding adenine phosphoribosyltransferase: protein MDLKNYVATVLDFPKEGIVFRDITPLMNDGKAYKEATDQIVKFAKEHNIDVVVGPEARGFIFGCPVSYALGIGFVPVRKPGKLPREVIEYSYELEYGSNVLCMHKDSIKPGQRVLIIDDLLATGGTIEAVIKLVESLGGIVAGLAFLIELEELKGMEKLKDYPVLTLMKY from the coding sequence ATGGACTTAAAAAATTATGTAGCAACTGTATTAGATTTTCCAAAGGAAGGGATTGTATTTAGAGATATAACGCCTTTGATGAATGATGGAAAAGCATATAAAGAAGCTACTGATCAAATAGTAAAGTTTGCTAAAGAACATAATATAGATGTGGTAGTTGGGCCAGAGGCTAGAGGATTCATTTTTGGATGTCCAGTTTCATATGCTTTAGGAATAGGATTTGTTCCAGTCAGAAAACCAGGAAAGCTTCCAAGAGAAGTTATAGAATATTCGTATGAACTTGAGTATGGATCAAATGTTTTATGTATGCATAAAGATTCTATTAAACCTGGACAAAGAGTTTTAATAATAGACGACTTACTGGCAACAGGTGGAACAATAGAAGCAGTTATAAAACTAGTTGAATCTCTAGGAGGAATAGTTGCGGGACTAGCATTTTTAATTGAACTTGAAGAGTTAAAAGGAATGGAAAAACTTAAAGATTATCCTGTTTTGACTTTGATGAAATATTAG